From Camelina sativa cultivar DH55 chromosome 7, Cs, whole genome shotgun sequence, one genomic window encodes:
- the LOC104701649 gene encoding uncharacterized protein LOC104701649 — MAAETVNVSQSVLHVNMSNITKLTSTNYLTWKVQVHSLLDGYDLAGFLDGSTPAPPQTTTTANQVTPNPSYATWRRQDKLIYSGLLGTLCSSIQPLVSSATSSNAMWKTIAATYASPSWGHIQQLRIQLKQATKGDKTIDDYIQGFLVRFDKLALLGKPVDHQEKLEYILEGLPEDYKTVVDQTEGRETPPSFLEIVEKLLNKEAKLLAASYSASRPVPISANVASSGPRSYQGKHQSRQQQHWNNNNNQYFSRQDHRGTKGYQGKCQLCGIFGHSAKRCPQLHANQSGSSNGLLPSPFRPWQPRANLALAPSQPSDPWIMDSGATHHMTSDLHNLSLHHSYQGGDNVTVGDGSALSITHTGSLSLPSSSQPLTLFHSLYLHPPDP; from the coding sequence CTGAAACAGTCAACGTCTCTCAATCTGTTCTTCACGTTAACATGAGCAACATCACAAAGCTCACTTCTACCAATTACCTGACATGGAAAGTTCAGGTCCACTCGTTGCTTGACGGGTATGATCTTGCCGGTTTTCTCGATGGTTCCACTCCGGCACCTCCTCAAACCACCACAACTGCGAATCAAGTTACACCGAATCCATCCTACGCAACATGGCGCCGTCAGGACAAACTCATTTACAGTGGTTTACTAGGTACTCTCTGTTCCTCTATTCAGCCGTTGGTGTCTTCCGCCACTTCTTCCAACGCCATGTGGAAGACGATTGCTGCTACCTATGCTAGTCCAAGCTGGGGGCATATTCAACAACTTCGGATCCAACTAAAGCAAGCCACCAAGGGTGACAAAACCATTGACGACTACATTCAAGGCTTCCTCGTTCGCTTTGACAAACTCGCTCTTCTCGGCAAACCTGTCGATCATCAGGAAAAACTCGAATACATTCTTGAAGGCTTACCCGAAGATTATAAGACTGTGGTGGATCAAACTGAAGGACGTGAAACTCCTCCTTCTTTCCTTGAGATTGTGGAGAAACTTCTCAACAAGGAAGCCAAGCTGTTAGCTGCCTCCTACTCTGCTTCTCGACCTGTCCCAATTTCTGCTAATGTTGCTTCCTCTGGTCCCCGATCCTATCAAGGCAAGCACCAGTCTCGTCAGCAACAACactggaacaacaacaacaatcaatacTTCTCTCGACAGGACCATCGTGGCACCAAAGGATATCAAGGTAAGTGCCAGCTGTGTGGAATTTTTGGACACAGCGCCAAACGCTGTCCACAGCTTCATGCAAACCAGTCTGGATCCTCCAATGGTTTGCTCCCTTCTCCATTTCGTCCGTGGCAGCCTCGTGCAAATCTCGCTCTTGCTCCTTCTCAACCGTCCGACCCTTGGATCATGGACAGTGGTGCCACCCACCATATGACAAGTGATCTCCACAACTTATCTCTCCATCATTCGTATCAAGGTGGTGATAATGTCACTGTTGGTGATGGCTCAGCCCTCTCCATCACACACACTGGTTCACTCTCTCTACCTTCATCCTCCCAACCCTTAACTCTATTTCACTCTCTCTACCTTCATCCTCCCGACCCTTAA